Proteins encoded together in one Streptomyces umbrinus window:
- a CDS encoding isochorismatase family protein yields MGLPVINSYPMPDRSAVPPSGPPWTIDPARAALLIHDMQNHFVQAFPPDCSPVVELLDNSATLRELAGTLGMPVVFSAEPAAQRPGQRGLMTDIWGPGIGQEPGDDAAIVAELTPRVGEHVLVNVRHNAFLRSHLGRLLRSEGRDQLILCGVRAHLGILLTAADAFMNDIQPFVVADAVADFSAEDHSMALRWIGRTSVVCTTDQLIRQLLHGRAAQSM; encoded by the coding sequence ATGGGCTTGCCGGTCATCAACTCCTATCCCATGCCCGACCGTTCCGCGGTGCCCCCGTCGGGCCCGCCCTGGACGATCGATCCGGCACGGGCCGCGCTGTTGATCCACGACATGCAGAACCACTTCGTCCAGGCCTTCCCGCCGGACTGCTCGCCCGTCGTGGAGCTGCTCGACAACAGCGCCACCCTGCGCGAGCTCGCGGGGACGCTCGGCATGCCGGTGGTGTTCAGCGCCGAGCCGGCCGCCCAACGCCCGGGCCAGCGAGGGCTGATGACCGACATCTGGGGCCCGGGCATCGGTCAGGAGCCCGGCGACGACGCGGCGATCGTCGCGGAACTCACGCCCAGGGTGGGAGAACACGTGTTGGTGAACGTCCGCCACAACGCCTTCCTCCGCAGCCATCTGGGCCGGCTGCTGCGCTCCGAGGGGCGCGACCAGCTGATCCTCTGCGGGGTACGGGCGCATCTCGGCATATTGCTGACGGCCGCGGACGCTTTCATGAACGACATCCAGCCGTTCGTCGTGGCCGACGCGGTGGCCGACTTCTCCGCCGAGGACCACTCCATGGCACTGCGGTGGATCGGACGCACCAGCGTGGTGTGCACCACCGACCAGCTGATCCGCCAACTCCTGCACGGCAGGGCGGCACAGAGCATGTGA
- a CDS encoding amidohydrolase yields MLCTRLTNARFLTMDPDHPVAHDLGIWRGRIVGLDEAVTSLPAREVIDLQGATVLPGFIDSHVHLAWTGFKAGTPSVAPCTSVEDVLAAVAEAVARTPEGGWADLAGYDQRGLGRHLTAAELDKVSAGRKVFMMHDSGHGCMVNTAVLDLLPAELPHEEGFLAEGAMGAARALRLPYSQQELADAIGLAARTCLAEGVTACAEAGIGGVLFGHSPVELGAYQLAEEQGKLPLRVQLMVSADRLRPVTAHEDDGIPRALDLGLRTGFGDDRLSVGALKIYTDGGMMARTAALTGPYQGLDHTGQLQDDPETLADTIVDGHLAGWQLAVHAIGDRAADVALDALERAQRIRPRPGARHRIEHAGLIRPDQLERFARLGVTAVIQPNFLRYFGDDYATIMGEARAHWLYRGRGFLEHGITLVGSSDRPVADGSPLRAVQFMVERASESGQVIGPDEGITVDEALRAYTVAGAFACHWEDSAGSLTPGKRADLVVLGDDPRRVDVSRIGDIEVVATFVDGRETEEAAS; encoded by the coding sequence ATGCTCTGTACGAGACTGACGAACGCCCGCTTCCTCACCATGGATCCGGACCACCCCGTGGCCCACGACCTGGGCATCTGGCGGGGCCGGATCGTGGGCCTGGACGAAGCCGTGACCTCCCTGCCGGCCCGCGAGGTGATCGACCTTCAGGGCGCCACCGTGCTGCCCGGGTTCATCGACAGCCATGTGCACCTGGCCTGGACCGGTTTCAAGGCGGGCACGCCGAGCGTGGCGCCGTGCACGTCGGTCGAGGACGTGCTCGCCGCCGTGGCGGAGGCGGTGGCTCGTACGCCGGAAGGGGGCTGGGCGGACCTCGCGGGGTACGACCAGCGCGGCCTCGGACGCCATCTGACCGCCGCCGAACTGGACAAGGTCAGCGCCGGGCGAAAAGTCTTCATGATGCACGACTCCGGACACGGCTGCATGGTCAACACGGCTGTCCTGGACCTGCTGCCCGCCGAACTCCCGCACGAGGAGGGCTTCCTGGCCGAGGGTGCCATGGGAGCCGCGCGGGCGCTTCGACTGCCGTACTCCCAGCAGGAGTTGGCCGACGCGATCGGGCTGGCCGCCCGGACCTGTCTGGCCGAGGGAGTGACGGCCTGCGCGGAGGCCGGCATCGGCGGCGTGCTGTTCGGCCACAGCCCGGTCGAGCTCGGCGCCTATCAACTCGCCGAGGAGCAGGGCAAGTTGCCGCTCAGGGTGCAGCTCATGGTGTCCGCGGACCGGCTGCGCCCCGTCACCGCGCACGAGGACGACGGTATTCCCCGCGCCCTCGACCTCGGTCTGCGCACCGGGTTCGGTGACGACCGGCTCTCCGTGGGCGCGCTGAAGATCTACACCGACGGCGGCATGATGGCCCGTACCGCCGCGCTGACCGGCCCGTACCAAGGGCTCGACCACACGGGTCAGTTGCAGGACGACCCCGAGACCCTCGCGGACACCATCGTCGACGGCCATCTCGCGGGCTGGCAGCTCGCCGTGCACGCCATCGGCGACCGGGCGGCCGATGTCGCCCTGGACGCCCTGGAGCGGGCGCAGCGAATACGGCCGCGCCCGGGCGCCCGGCACCGCATCGAGCACGCGGGCCTGATCCGGCCCGACCAGCTGGAGCGCTTCGCGCGGCTGGGCGTGACGGCCGTGATCCAGCCGAACTTCCTGCGCTATTTCGGCGACGACTACGCGACGATCATGGGGGAGGCGCGGGCGCACTGGCTGTACCGGGGGAGGGGATTCCTGGAGCACGGGATCACGCTCGTGGGCAGCTCGGACCGGCCCGTCGCGGACGGATCGCCGCTCAGGGCCGTGCAGTTCATGGTCGAGCGCGCGTCCGAGTCGGGTCAGGTCATAGGCCCGGACGAGGGCATCACGGTCGACGAGGCTCTGCGCGCGTACACCGTGGCCGGCGCCTTCGCCTGCCACTGGGAGGACAGCGCGGGGAGTCTGACCCCGGGGAAACGCGCCGACCTGGTCGTCCTGGGCGACGACCCGAGGAGGGTCGACGTCTCGCGCATCGGCGACATCGAGGTGGTCGCGACGTTCGTCGACGGCCGTGAGACCGAGGAGGCCGCGTCGTGA
- a CDS encoding MbtH family protein, with protein sequence MSTNPFDDTEGRFLVLVNDEGQHSLWPSFAEVPGGWTVAFDENTREACLDFIEANWTDLRPRSLAASMDV encoded by the coding sequence ATGAGCACCAACCCCTTCGACGACACCGAAGGCCGCTTCCTGGTTCTGGTGAACGACGAGGGCCAGCACTCACTCTGGCCGTCCTTCGCCGAGGTGCCCGGGGGGTGGACGGTCGCCTTCGACGAGAACACCCGGGAGGCGTGCCTGGACTTCATCGAGGCCAACTGGACCGATCTGCGCCCCCGGTCCCTCGCGGCGTCCATGGACGTGTGA
- a CDS encoding alpha/beta hydrolase-fold protein — protein MTDAVPGLAADRENAFVAFGLPGGPGTDEFWAAAGTPASVPADGGGWVTLFLWRGSPASIEFESWSEPVPLRRWGDTDCWYAEVPMPERLRVTYRFLAGDEAHADPFNPVGAGGDRSIAATPDAPAQPHWPVIGADVVLPLPLTRLRWTSERLGGRRTVRVHPVGGGGPVVLLLDGDDWLYLHPAMTAFDSAVASGEMPPVTLVFLPSKDRAAEFACRRELWEAIRDELLPLVAESDVPSDPDRLVVAGQSLGGLSALYAALEFPELVSRVACQSGSFWWTPDAMGLADPFGGPLGGSIAALLRGRGPAGLAGLRVAFDVGEHETRMLPHCELVEALASEAGAAVRVSRSAAGHDRAGWREALLRDVAWALA, from the coding sequence GTGACCGATGCCGTTCCCGGCCTCGCGGCCGACAGGGAGAACGCCTTCGTCGCGTTCGGACTCCCCGGCGGACCAGGCACCGACGAGTTCTGGGCGGCGGCGGGGACACCCGCGTCCGTACCTGCCGACGGCGGCGGTTGGGTGACCTTGTTCCTGTGGCGCGGCTCTCCGGCAAGCATCGAGTTCGAGAGCTGGTCGGAGCCGGTACCCCTGCGCCGGTGGGGCGACACGGACTGCTGGTACGCGGAGGTGCCCATGCCCGAGCGGCTGCGGGTGACCTACCGGTTCCTCGCGGGCGACGAGGCGCACGCCGACCCGTTCAACCCGGTCGGTGCGGGCGGCGACCGGTCCATCGCCGCGACCCCGGACGCCCCGGCCCAGCCGCACTGGCCCGTCATCGGCGCCGATGTCGTACTGCCCCTCCCGCTCACCCGGCTCCGCTGGACCAGTGAACGGCTCGGCGGGCGGCGCACCGTACGGGTCCATCCAGTGGGCGGCGGCGGACCGGTGGTCCTGCTGCTCGACGGGGACGACTGGCTGTACCTGCACCCGGCCATGACCGCGTTCGACTCGGCCGTCGCCAGTGGTGAGATGCCCCCCGTCACCCTCGTCTTCCTTCCGAGCAAGGACAGGGCGGCCGAGTTCGCGTGCAGGCGGGAGCTCTGGGAGGCGATCCGGGACGAACTGCTGCCGCTGGTGGCGGAGTCCGACGTCCCCTCCGACCCGGACCGGCTGGTGGTCGCCGGGCAGAGCCTCGGGGGGCTGAGCGCGCTGTACGCGGCGTTGGAGTTCCCGGAGCTGGTGTCGCGTGTCGCCTGCCAGTCGGGGTCGTTCTGGTGGACGCCCGATGCGATGGGTTTGGCCGACCCGTTCGGCGGGCCGCTCGGTGGGTCCATCGCTGCCCTGTTGCGGGGCCGGGGGCCCGCCGGACTGGCCGGGCTGCGGGTTGCGTTCGATGTGGGGGAACACGAGACGCGGATGTTGCCGCACTGTGAGTTGGTTGAGGCGCTGGCCTCGGAAGCTGGGGCGGCTGTGCGGGTTTCGCGGTCGGCCGCCGGCCATGACCGGGCGGGGTGGCGGGAAGCCCTGTTGAGGGATGTGGCCTGGGCCCTCGCGTAG